Proteins from a genomic interval of Gordonia sp. SL306:
- a CDS encoding alpha/beta hydrolase, whose translation MREGAAKPRTTGRTSSRFVAVFVAMATVIGLAGVIGGAGQANARIGGTSVGQEQFFVNGCGMPNVKVRAWKRPGNYKTVVLLDGMRAQYDYSGWEINSNVQEMVRSGVNVVEPIGGPASFYSDWDAPSNFNGQKYTYKWNCVITNSLVRALDARGYRVGAGRKYAIAGLSMGGNAALVIGAQNRRNFDRAASLSGYNFLNAPGMRSALRIAMLDVDPKPWNIDSMWGPPWSPRWFDNDPFMNINRMHGMKIFVGSGNGLFGQYNALPNVFDDLFKGSTLEVLAFTQAKAFEAAAALQGVPVMTYDANGTHAWGYWQDMLWNAKNRGFFR comes from the coding sequence ATGCGCGAAGGTGCTGCCAAGCCGCGAACGACCGGCCGGACGAGTAGTCGTTTCGTCGCCGTGTTCGTCGCGATGGCGACAGTGATCGGACTCGCCGGAGTAATCGGGGGAGCGGGCCAGGCGAACGCCCGAATCGGTGGGACATCGGTCGGACAAGAGCAGTTCTTCGTGAACGGCTGCGGCATGCCGAACGTGAAGGTTCGTGCCTGGAAGCGTCCGGGCAACTACAAGACCGTCGTCCTGCTCGACGGCATGCGTGCCCAGTACGACTACAGCGGCTGGGAGATCAACAGCAACGTCCAGGAGATGGTGCGCTCCGGCGTCAACGTCGTGGAGCCGATCGGCGGCCCGGCGAGCTTCTACTCGGACTGGGATGCGCCCAGCAACTTCAACGGCCAGAAGTACACGTACAAGTGGAACTGCGTCATCACCAACAGCTTGGTCCGCGCCCTCGACGCGCGCGGCTACCGCGTCGGTGCCGGCCGCAAGTACGCCATCGCCGGACTGTCGATGGGCGGTAACGCGGCCCTCGTGATCGGTGCGCAGAACCGCCGCAACTTCGACCGCGCGGCATCGCTGTCGGGCTACAACTTCCTGAACGCGCCGGGCATGCGCAGCGCACTGCGCATCGCGATGCTGGACGTGGACCCGAAGCCGTGGAACATCGACAGCATGTGGGGCCCGCCGTGGAGCCCGCGCTGGTTCGACAACGACCCGTTCATGAACATCAACCGTATGCACGGCATGAAGATCTTCGTCGGCTCCGGCAACGGCCTGTTCGGTCAGTACAACGCCCTGCCGAACGTCTTCGACGACCTGTTCAAGGGCTCGACTCTCGAGGTCCTGGCGTTCACGCAGGCCAAGGCCTTCGAGGCGGCCGCAGCCCTGCAGGGTGTGCCCGTGATGACCTACGACGCCAACGGCACCCACGCATGGGGCTACTGGCAGGACATGTTGTGGAACGCCAAGAACCGGGGCTTCTTCCGCTGA
- the zomB gene encoding flagellar motor control protein ZomB — translation MQSPEHSSSAQGPTTDVDPDESDTEKFEAAPRETADGNGNPVESNQDPADGTVTTRTGVRGWGPRQWVPTISFVIGAVTTATFFAIGAWQRRWIADDGLIVLRTLRNLFAGNGPVFNAGERVEANTSTAWTYLLWFWAWVTDGQLEYVALWVALVLSVAAIPIAMYGTARLFGTRLGGLGGDGWTLLLPLGAIVYIALPPARDFATSGLENGLCIFWVAVLWCQLVAWSRRRGSGVSWPGRAATITLAFTAGLAPLIRPELTVVGGLALLLVLLAPSSWKMRIAMVVAAAVLPVGYQIFRMGYYALLVPNPAVAKDASGSKWHQGFIYVGNLFGPYVLVLPVVLAVVAGILIVVGNRMRVTDDGVSDDDDDAPAPATGPRARLARWSASLQSPTAVVVMILVAGLISGVYWIRQGGDFMHGRVLLVPLFTLMLPLMVIPVTIPGHVRAAFRRTPATADRARRTRVQLVGSLVMAAIWVTTLVWAIDSHENVLPNAGIDIGRSGIVDERRFYTTNMGNQNPVTAEDYLDYPRMRAMVEWIDKYRSQGGVILPSFNYDEWYIAKLPGDISPEKRKLSVYFLNLGMTSMNAPLDVRVIDQMGLAYPLAAHTERLEDGRIGHDKVLPSEWVVAEAHAFPRKPVLPGYLDEDVVRQAEVALTCPETKDRFESYEGPWTFARFKSNLKESFKFTDYRIERDPEYEIARCGLEMPPRIHPR, via the coding sequence ATGCAGTCTCCTGAGCACTCGTCCTCCGCCCAGGGTCCCACCACCGACGTCGATCCCGACGAGTCCGACACCGAGAAGTTCGAGGCCGCGCCGCGCGAAACCGCCGACGGCAACGGCAATCCCGTCGAGAGCAACCAGGATCCGGCCGACGGAACCGTGACGACCCGCACCGGCGTGCGCGGCTGGGGCCCGCGGCAATGGGTTCCGACCATCAGCTTCGTCATCGGGGCCGTCACCACGGCCACGTTCTTCGCGATCGGTGCGTGGCAGCGACGCTGGATCGCCGACGACGGGCTCATCGTCCTGCGGACGCTCCGCAACCTGTTCGCCGGCAACGGCCCGGTGTTCAACGCCGGCGAGCGCGTGGAGGCCAACACCTCGACCGCGTGGACCTACCTCTTGTGGTTCTGGGCCTGGGTCACCGACGGTCAACTCGAGTACGTCGCCCTCTGGGTGGCGCTCGTGCTGTCCGTCGCGGCGATCCCGATCGCCATGTACGGGACCGCGCGACTGTTCGGGACCCGCCTCGGCGGGCTCGGCGGCGACGGGTGGACCCTCCTGTTGCCGTTGGGTGCGATCGTCTACATCGCGCTGCCGCCTGCGCGTGACTTCGCCACCAGCGGGCTGGAGAACGGACTCTGCATCTTCTGGGTGGCGGTGTTGTGGTGTCAGCTGGTCGCGTGGAGTCGACGTCGCGGCAGTGGCGTCTCCTGGCCCGGCCGAGCGGCCACGATCACGTTGGCGTTCACCGCCGGACTCGCGCCGCTGATCCGCCCCGAGCTGACCGTGGTCGGCGGTCTGGCGTTGCTGCTCGTACTGCTGGCGCCGTCGTCGTGGAAGATGCGGATCGCCATGGTGGTCGCCGCGGCCGTCCTGCCCGTGGGCTATCAGATCTTCCGGATGGGCTACTACGCGCTGCTCGTACCGAATCCGGCCGTGGCCAAGGACGCCAGCGGGTCCAAGTGGCATCAGGGGTTCATCTACGTGGGCAACCTGTTCGGTCCCTATGTGCTGGTGCTGCCGGTCGTGCTGGCGGTCGTCGCCGGAATCCTGATCGTCGTCGGGAACCGCATGCGGGTCACCGACGACGGCGTATCGGACGATGACGACGATGCCCCGGCCCCCGCCACCGGTCCGCGGGCGCGGCTGGCGCGGTGGTCGGCCTCTCTGCAGAGCCCGACCGCAGTGGTCGTGATGATCCTGGTCGCCGGCCTCATCAGCGGCGTCTACTGGATTCGGCAGGGCGGCGACTTCATGCACGGGCGCGTCCTGCTCGTACCGCTCTTCACCCTGATGTTGCCGCTGATGGTGATTCCGGTCACCATTCCGGGCCACGTCCGCGCAGCCTTCCGTCGCACCCCCGCGACCGCCGATCGCGCGCGGCGCACGCGGGTCCAGCTCGTCGGCTCCCTCGTCATGGCGGCCATCTGGGTCACCACGCTGGTCTGGGCCATCGACAGCCACGAGAACGTCCTGCCCAATGCCGGTATCGACATCGGTCGTAGCGGGATCGTCGACGAGCGTCGCTTCTACACGACCAACATGGGCAACCAGAATCCGGTCACCGCGGAGGACTACCTCGACTACCCGCGTATGCGCGCGATGGTCGAGTGGATCGACAAGTACCGCAGTCAGGGTGGGGTCATCCTGCCGTCGTTCAACTACGACGAGTGGTACATCGCCAAGCTGCCCGGCGACATCTCGCCGGAGAAGCGAAAGCTGTCGGTCTACTTCCTCAATTTGGGCATGACGAGCATGAATGCCCCGCTCGACGTTCGTGTCATCGATCAGATGGGCCTGGCGTACCCGCTCGCGGCCCATACCGAACGCCTCGAGGACGGCCGGATCGGGCACGACAAGGTGCTGCCGTCGGAATGGGTGGTCGCCGAGGCGCACGCCTTCCCCCGTAAGCCGGTGCTGCCCGGCTATCTCGACGAGGACGTCGTCCGGCAGGCCGAGGTCGCACTGACCTGTCCGGAGACCAAGGACCGATTCGAGTCGTATGAGGGTCCGTGGACCTTCGCACGGTTCAAGAGCAACCTCAAAGAGTCGTTCAAGTTCACCGACTACCGGATCGAGCGGGACCCCGAGTACGAGATCGCGCGGTGTGGTTTGGAGATGCCTCCGCGCATCCATCCGCGCTGA
- a CDS encoding decaprenyl-phosphate phosphoribosyltransferase yields the protein MSEEPIEHEPVLGPPKNLATGLIKAVRPRQWVKNVLVLAAPLAAGSVGDGNVLGPVAIAFVAFCLAASCIYLVNDAKDVESDRNHPTKRFRPIAAGVVPVPLAYGLAAVLFVASLGIAFIANWQTALVIAIYLAIQFGYCFGWKNQPVIDICIVSSGFLLRAIAGGVAAEIALSQWFLLVMAFGSLFMAAGKRYAELQLAERTGAKIRKALQYYTTTYLRFVWTVAATAVVVFYGLWAFDKNSGHDTNVAYAISMVPFTIAILRYAVDIDGGQAGEPEEIALGDRVLQLLAVAWLVCVGVAVYAVS from the coding sequence ATGAGCGAAGAGCCGATCGAGCACGAACCGGTGCTGGGACCCCCGAAGAATCTGGCGACCGGTCTGATCAAGGCCGTTCGGCCGCGACAGTGGGTCAAGAACGTCCTCGTTCTCGCGGCGCCACTGGCCGCGGGGAGCGTGGGCGACGGCAATGTACTCGGCCCGGTGGCGATCGCGTTCGTCGCGTTCTGCCTCGCCGCCTCGTGCATCTATCTGGTCAACGACGCCAAGGATGTCGAATCCGACCGGAACCATCCGACGAAGCGCTTCCGCCCGATCGCCGCGGGTGTGGTGCCCGTGCCGCTCGCCTACGGCTTGGCGGCAGTGTTGTTCGTCGCATCGCTCGGCATCGCCTTCATCGCCAACTGGCAGACCGCACTGGTGATCGCGATCTACCTGGCCATCCAGTTCGGTTACTGCTTCGGGTGGAAGAACCAGCCCGTCATCGACATCTGCATCGTGTCGTCGGGATTCCTGCTGCGTGCGATCGCCGGTGGCGTCGCTGCCGAGATCGCCCTCTCGCAGTGGTTCCTGCTCGTCATGGCGTTCGGCTCGCTGTTCATGGCCGCGGGCAAGCGGTATGCGGAGCTCCAGCTCGCCGAACGCACCGGCGCCAAGATCCGTAAGGCACTGCAGTACTACACGACGACCTATCTGCGGTTCGTGTGGACGGTGGCCGCCACCGCAGTCGTCGTGTTCTACGGACTCTGGGCCTTCGACAAGAACTCCGGGCACGACACCAACGTCGCCTACGCCATCTCGATGGTCCCGTTCACCATCGCCATCCTGCGCTACGCCGTGGACATCGACGGTGGCCAGGCGGGTGAACCGGAGGAGATCGCGCTCGGGGACCGCGTCCTGCAGTTGCTGGCCGTCGCCTGGTTAGTATGCGTGGGTGTCGCGGTCTATGCAGTCTCCTGA
- a CDS encoding phosphatase PAP2 family protein, with translation MSSESTDSHRAGVDGFGGPTSGEAGLLVGLQTAIADRPGVVPAARGLSHFGEHSLGWLAVAGSGAALAHRRGDTDARRRWIEAGVGAFGAHAASVVIKRVIRRPRPSHPDIRIGVSTPSKLSFPSSHATSTTAAAILIGRAAGLPPAALPAALVPPMLLSRLVLGVHYPTDVLAGAAIGAASAAAVMAGDRLFATSRNEMSPRT, from the coding sequence GTGTCTTCGGAATCGACTGATTCACACCGCGCGGGGGTGGACGGCTTCGGCGGGCCGACCAGTGGCGAGGCCGGGCTCCTGGTCGGACTGCAGACCGCGATCGCCGATCGGCCCGGTGTGGTTCCGGCGGCACGGGGTCTCTCGCATTTCGGCGAGCATTCTCTCGGCTGGCTGGCCGTGGCCGGCTCTGGCGCCGCATTGGCGCACCGTCGCGGCGACACCGACGCGCGGCGCCGGTGGATCGAGGCCGGGGTGGGAGCCTTCGGTGCCCACGCCGCATCGGTCGTGATCAAACGGGTGATCCGGCGTCCCCGGCCTTCCCATCCCGACATCCGCATCGGGGTCTCGACGCCCAGCAAGTTGAGCTTCCCGTCGTCGCACGCCACGTCGACGACGGCCGCGGCGATCCTCATCGGTCGCGCCGCGGGTCTGCCCCCAGCGGCGCTGCCGGCCGCGTTGGTGCCCCCGATGCTGCTGTCGCGGCTGGTCCTGGGTGTGCACTACCCCACCGATGTGCTCGCCGGAGCGGCGATCGGAGCCGCGAGCGCGGCTGCCGTGATGGCGGGTGACAGACTGTTCGCGACATCCAGGAACGAGATGAGCCCGAGGACATGA
- a CDS encoding LLM class F420-dependent oxidoreductase encodes MSEPGNLRKFRFGAGGEGNKDEGGARKFVKLAQTAEEYGYDTFAVPDHLGNQVGPIAALGALTQATSTIRLGTSVLANGWRHPALLAKEATTIDVLSKGRLELGIGAGWMKEEFDKAGIEFETPGVRIRRLDEALTILDGLMRGETVDFDGEFYQINGLEGSPRPRQGPRPPIAVGGGGPKMLALAAKHADIISVAPSTTRDGKMKLSDMTIEKTAERVDRIRETAGDRFDEIELNWTIAVIVITDDREATAEMALKALEQGYPPNIERDTEFTVADVLHSPYLAMGTFEEIADQIREVRRRTSMSYVGVFPTQMDAFAPVIQLLKGE; translated from the coding sequence ATGAGCGAACCCGGGAACCTGCGAAAGTTCCGGTTCGGCGCCGGCGGCGAAGGCAACAAGGACGAGGGCGGCGCGCGCAAGTTCGTGAAGCTCGCGCAGACGGCCGAAGAATACGGTTACGACACCTTCGCCGTCCCGGACCATCTCGGCAATCAGGTCGGCCCCATCGCGGCACTCGGCGCGCTGACCCAGGCCACCAGCACGATCCGGCTCGGCACGTCCGTGTTGGCCAACGGCTGGCGGCATCCGGCACTCCTGGCCAAGGAGGCCACCACCATCGACGTGCTGTCGAAGGGCCGACTGGAGCTCGGCATCGGTGCCGGGTGGATGAAGGAAGAGTTCGACAAGGCGGGCATCGAGTTCGAGACCCCCGGCGTCCGTATCCGGCGCCTCGACGAGGCGCTGACCATCCTCGACGGCCTCATGCGCGGCGAGACCGTCGACTTCGACGGCGAGTTCTATCAGATCAACGGACTCGAGGGCAGCCCGCGTCCGCGTCAGGGGCCGCGCCCGCCGATCGCCGTCGGCGGCGGTGGGCCGAAGATGCTCGCGCTGGCCGCCAAGCACGCCGACATCATCTCCGTGGCGCCGAGCACCACGCGGGACGGCAAGATGAAGCTCTCGGACATGACGATCGAGAAGACGGCCGAGCGCGTCGACCGGATTCGTGAGACCGCTGGTGACCGGTTCGACGAGATCGAACTGAACTGGACGATCGCCGTCATCGTCATTACCGACGACCGCGAGGCTACGGCGGAGATGGCTCTGAAGGCGCTCGAGCAGGGCTATCCGCCCAACATCGAGCGGGACACCGAGTTCACCGTCGCGGACGTGCTGCATTCGCCGTATCTGGCGATGGGTACCTTCGAGGAGATCGCGGACCAGATCCGGGAGGTCCGGCGGCGGACGTCGATGTCTTACGTCGGGGTCTTCCCCACCCAGATGGATGCGTTCGCGCCGGTGATCCAGCTTCTCAAGGGAGAGTAA
- a CDS encoding cutinase family protein, producing the protein MSARKAKPRGKRRLPKLLLFLGLLAIVAIILIVILVITLLQPGPPRLPTPGGPSTSETTERPDAQSADCPDVLSLVIPGTWESAPDDDPYQPTANPKSLMLRVSGALADEFPSSRTSVYTVPYIAQFRNPTNLTDRQSDYNVSRTQGYKRAAGKIIETNKNCPLTRYVIMGFSQGAVIAGDLASAIGNGRGVLPASDQDLVLGVGLIADGRREPGEQNDIAPSPKGVGAEVALSGMRGIVPGITMTGARSGGFGELQDRVQSICAPGDLICDSPTVTNPIGAVSQLAGAINNPVHAMYGTPRYWSHDGSTATQWMYGWASDVIRDAPRPAHN; encoded by the coding sequence GTGAGTGCACGTAAGGCCAAGCCGCGCGGAAAGCGCCGGCTGCCGAAATTGCTGTTGTTCCTCGGTCTGCTCGCGATCGTCGCGATCATCCTGATCGTGATCCTGGTGATCACCCTCCTCCAGCCGGGACCCCCGAGACTGCCCACCCCGGGCGGGCCCTCGACGTCGGAGACCACGGAGCGTCCCGACGCCCAGTCGGCCGACTGTCCCGACGTCCTGAGTCTCGTCATCCCGGGTACGTGGGAATCCGCACCCGACGACGACCCGTATCAGCCGACGGCCAATCCGAAGTCCCTGATGCTGCGGGTGTCGGGCGCGTTGGCCGACGAGTTCCCGTCGTCGCGCACGAGCGTCTACACGGTGCCCTACATCGCGCAGTTCCGGAATCCGACGAACCTGACCGACCGCCAGAGCGATTACAACGTCTCACGGACGCAGGGCTACAAGCGGGCTGCGGGCAAGATCATCGAGACCAACAAGAACTGCCCGTTGACGCGTTACGTGATCATGGGCTTCTCGCAGGGAGCCGTGATCGCCGGTGACCTCGCGAGCGCCATCGGCAACGGGCGGGGAGTGCTCCCGGCATCGGATCAGGACCTCGTCCTCGGCGTCGGACTCATCGCCGACGGCCGGCGCGAACCCGGCGAGCAGAACGACATCGCACCTTCGCCGAAGGGCGTGGGAGCCGAGGTCGCACTGTCGGGCATGCGCGGCATCGTGCCGGGGATCACCATGACCGGCGCGCGCAGCGGCGGCTTCGGGGAACTTCAGGACCGCGTCCAATCCATCTGTGCACCAGGTGATCTGATCTGTGATTCGCCGACGGTGACGAATCCGATCGGAGCGGTGAGCCAGCTCGCGGGTGCCATCAACAATCCGGTGCACGCGATGTACGGGACGCCTCGGTATTGGTCACACGACGGTTCGACCGCGACCCAGTGGATGTACGGCTGGGCGAGTGATGTGATCCGCGACGCCCCGCGGCCCGCGCACAACTGA
- a CDS encoding glycosyltransferase, translated as MTVTPVDQTDIPEAGAAPSKAKALLQRVIFPRPGEPIDVRSLYLVESEDNSRRAHAPSRTSVLVGAESEVSFETYFNAFAASYWRRWSILESVVLRVEVIGTCRVDLYRSKIDGSRIGIGGDLVATDETGRGVAEFELDLGPFEDGGWIWFDITSDTDTEIVAAGWYAPIDSPAGPDTRRVTVGIPTFNRPTDAVNALAALTSDPLVDEVIDAVLMPDQGTRKVIDEPGYSEAAGALGDRLHIFEQPNLGGSGGYARIMYEALRLTDSPYILYMDDDIMIEPDSILRALAMSRFAKTPMLVGGQMLNLQDRSHLHCMGEVINRHNFMWTAAPFVSYDHNFAKHPLRDRENSKNLHRRIDVDGNGWWMCMIPRECAESIGLPMPLFIKWDDWEFALRAARAGYPTATVPGIAIWHMAWSDKDDAIDWQAYFHLRNRLVVASLIQDGPIDGILKSMVKATSKHLLCLEYSTVAIQNEAIRDFLAGPEHIRDLLPTALPKIAAMRKQYPDAVVLPSATELPRTSGEATHLGTRVPVGKVAKIKSLAAAVINNARPADPRHHEVPQANYPPIEARWFSLGRVDGVTVTTADGRGVVYRQRDRDKMIALAKESAALVRELRERFPQMRETYRAKHQELTSQESWARVFGID; from the coding sequence ATGACCGTGACCCCGGTGGATCAGACCGACATCCCGGAAGCCGGCGCCGCGCCGTCGAAGGCGAAAGCGCTTCTGCAGCGGGTCATCTTCCCGCGGCCCGGTGAGCCGATCGACGTGCGATCGCTGTATCTGGTCGAGTCGGAGGACAATTCACGGCGCGCCCACGCCCCGAGCCGGACGTCGGTGCTCGTGGGGGCCGAGTCCGAGGTGAGCTTCGAGACCTACTTCAATGCCTTCGCCGCGTCGTACTGGCGGCGTTGGAGCATCCTGGAATCGGTCGTACTGCGTGTCGAGGTGATCGGCACCTGTCGAGTCGACCTGTACCGCTCCAAGATCGACGGTTCCCGGATCGGCATCGGCGGCGACCTCGTCGCCACCGACGAGACCGGGCGCGGCGTCGCGGAGTTCGAACTCGACCTCGGTCCGTTCGAGGACGGCGGCTGGATCTGGTTCGACATCACCAGCGACACCGACACCGAGATCGTGGCGGCGGGCTGGTACGCGCCGATCGACAGTCCCGCCGGGCCGGACACCCGTCGCGTCACCGTCGGCATCCCCACCTTCAACCGGCCGACCGATGCGGTGAATGCCTTGGCGGCCTTGACGTCCGACCCACTCGTGGACGAGGTCATCGACGCCGTACTGATGCCCGATCAGGGCACCCGCAAGGTGATCGACGAGCCGGGCTACAGCGAGGCGGCCGGAGCGCTCGGCGACCGGCTGCACATCTTCGAACAGCCCAACCTCGGCGGGTCGGGCGGCTACGCGCGGATCATGTACGAGGCGTTGCGGCTCACCGACTCTCCCTACATCCTCTACATGGACGACGACATCATGATCGAGCCCGACTCGATCCTGCGGGCGCTGGCGATGTCCCGATTCGCCAAGACCCCGATGCTCGTCGGCGGGCAGATGTTGAATTTGCAGGATCGCAGCCATCTGCACTGCATGGGTGAGGTGATCAACCGGCACAACTTCATGTGGACCGCCGCGCCGTTCGTCTCCTATGATCACAACTTCGCGAAACATCCACTGCGCGACCGGGAGAACTCCAAGAACCTCCATCGGCGGATCGACGTCGACGGAAACGGCTGGTGGATGTGCATGATCCCGCGCGAGTGCGCGGAGTCCATCGGACTGCCCATGCCGCTGTTCATCAAATGGGACGACTGGGAGTTCGCGCTCCGCGCGGCGCGGGCCGGCTATCCCACGGCGACTGTTCCGGGTATCGCGATCTGGCACATGGCCTGGAGCGACAAGGACGACGCCATCGACTGGCAGGCCTATTTCCACCTGCGCAATCGCCTGGTGGTCGCGTCGCTGATCCAGGACGGTCCGATCGACGGAATCCTGAAGTCGATGGTCAAGGCGACGTCGAAACACCTTTTGTGCCTGGAGTATTCGACAGTCGCGATCCAGAACGAGGCGATCCGCGACTTCCTCGCCGGACCCGAGCACATCCGGGATCTGCTGCCGACTGCGCTGCCGAAGATCGCCGCGATGCGCAAGCAGTATCCCGACGCCGTGGTGTTGCCGTCCGCGACCGAACTCCCGCGGACCAGCGGCGAGGCGACCCACCTCGGCACCCGGGTGCCGGTGGGCAAGGTCGCCAAGATCAAGTCTCTTGCGGCGGCGGTGATCAACAACGCGCGTCCGGCCGACCCCCGTCATCACGAGGTGCCGCAGGCGAACTATCCGCCGATCGAGGCGCGCTGGTTCAGCCTCGGCCGCGTGGACGGCGTGACCGTCACCACCGCCGACGGACGCGGCGTGGTCTATCGGCAGCGCGACCGTGACAAGATGATCGCGCTGGCCAAGGAATCGGCCGCACTGGTGCGGGAACTGCGCGAACGGTTCCCGCAGATGCGCGAGACCTACCGCGCCAAGCATCAAGAACTGACGAGTCAGGAGAGTTGGGCGCGTGTCTTCGGAATCGACTGA
- a CDS encoding DUF732 domain-containing protein has translation MTSKFLQLAMVVAGAALTLGSVSACSDDSTATAPITSNPVTTTSMYSTQPSSAGESSGASAAPTSGSATQNGQSAAPGSALPATAPDPSTGVPQSFPGPNGQQVGAKGQAYLATLKTQKVTFMGDTDNSVALTMAEYVCNERRKGTDPVTVKAFVTASVGPGTKTVAEANSKADKVIKAADEHYC, from the coding sequence ATGACCAGTAAGTTTCTGCAACTCGCGATGGTCGTGGCCGGTGCCGCGCTGACGCTGGGTTCGGTGTCGGCCTGTTCCGACGACTCGACGGCCACCGCCCCGATCACCAGCAACCCGGTCACCACCACGTCGATGTACTCGACACAGCCGAGTTCGGCAGGCGAGTCCTCCGGCGCTTCCGCGGCCCCGACGTCAGGCTCCGCCACTCAAAACGGCCAGTCGGCCGCTCCGGGCTCGGCGCTGCCGGCCACCGCTCCCGATCCGAGCACCGGCGTGCCGCAGAGCTTCCCCGGCCCGAACGGGCAGCAGGTGGGCGCCAAGGGCCAGGCATATCTCGCGACCCTGAAGACGCAGAAGGTGACGTTCATGGGTGACACCGACAACTCGGTGGCCCTCACGATGGCCGAGTACGTCTGCAACGAGCGGCGCAAGGGCACCGATCCGGTCACGGTCAAGGCCTTTGTGACGGCATCCGTGGGCCCGGGAACCAAGACAGTGGCGGAGGCGAACTCCAAGGCCGACAAGGTGATCAAAGCCGCTGACGAGCACTACTGCTGA
- a CDS encoding alpha/beta hydrolase-fold protein, giving the protein MVIARWTAAGAASAVAVVLVVAAVVAPASAEPAAPPAPAAPAAPAAPAQPREAAPRSPAPQAPAPQSPAPQATPAAPAPMAAQPVGEVKVTKTYWYSDRRVALWVHSPAMNNDIQVQILLARDWWAKPKQSFPQLVTLDGLRAQEDQSGWILNTDIEDFYRDKNVNVVLPIGGESSFYTDWKDGDKGKLYRWETFLQKELPPVLEGQWRSTDVRGIQGLSMGGSAAMMLAARNPGYYKYAASFSGILQMTSYGMPQAIQFALRDGGGYDSMKMFGPPSDPAWKEHDPYLLADKLRGTSLYVSSGNGLIGPHDKASDIPMLATNYSGVGLEVLSRVTSQQFAIKLNQLGIPGQAVYRPSGTHTWPYWQFEMEQSWPQAAAALGLGADRPACKVGFRKVYDANRKSLGECLTPVYSVPGGKAQDFRGGRIITGPKGPKVIGGGIGGAYVGAGGPGGRLGLPTSDELPTRDGKGRFNTFQHGRIVWTAKDGARVTR; this is encoded by the coding sequence ATGGTGATCGCCCGGTGGACGGCGGCCGGCGCGGCGAGTGCCGTCGCGGTGGTGCTCGTCGTCGCGGCCGTGGTGGCCCCGGCGAGCGCTGAGCCCGCCGCGCCACCGGCTCCCGCGGCTCCCGCCGCCCCGGCGGCCCCGGCTCAGCCTCGCGAGGCCGCTCCGCGGTCGCCCGCACCGCAGGCACCGGCACCGCAGTCGCCTGCTCCGCAGGCGACCCCGGCCGCGCCCGCCCCGATGGCTGCTCAGCCCGTCGGCGAGGTCAAGGTCACCAAGACCTACTGGTACTCGGATCGCCGTGTCGCCCTGTGGGTGCATTCGCCGGCGATGAACAACGACATCCAGGTGCAGATCCTGCTGGCCCGCGACTGGTGGGCCAAGCCCAAGCAGAGCTTCCCGCAACTGGTGACCCTCGACGGTCTGCGTGCCCAGGAGGACCAGAGCGGCTGGATCCTCAACACCGACATCGAGGACTTCTACCGCGACAAGAACGTCAACGTGGTGCTCCCGATCGGCGGCGAGTCCAGCTTCTACACCGACTGGAAGGACGGCGACAAGGGCAAGCTCTATCGCTGGGAGACGTTCCTGCAGAAGGAACTCCCGCCCGTCCTGGAGGGTCAGTGGCGGTCCACCGACGTCCGCGGTATCCAGGGCCTGTCGATGGGCGGTTCGGCGGCGATGATGCTCGCGGCCCGCAACCCCGGCTACTACAAGTACGCGGCGTCGTTCTCCGGCATCCTGCAGATGACCTCGTACGGCATGCCGCAGGCTATCCAGTTCGCCCTGCGCGACGGCGGGGGCTACGACTCGATGAAGATGTTCGGTCCGCCGAGCGATCCGGCGTGGAAGGAACACGATCCCTACCTGCTCGCCGACAAATTGCGCGGGACGAGTCTCTACGTGTCGTCGGGCAACGGTCTGATCGGTCCGCATGACAAGGCCTCCGACATACCGATGCTGGCCACCAACTACTCCGGCGTCGGCCTGGAGGTCCTGAGTCGCGTCACCTCACAGCAGTTCGCCATCAAGCTGAACCAGCTCGGGATCCCCGGGCAGGCCGTGTACCGGCCGTCGGGCACGCACACGTGGCCGTACTGGCAGTTCGAGATGGAACAGTCCTGGCCTCAGGCTGCCGCGGCGCTGGGGCTCGGTGCCGATCGTCCCGCCTGCAAGGTCGGGTTCCGCAAGGTCTACGACGCCAACCGGAAATCGCTGGGTGAATGCCTGACACCGGTGTACTCGGTGCCCGGCGGCAAGGCCCAGGACTTCCGTGGCGGCCGCATCATCACCGGGCCGAAGGGTCCGAAGGTCATCGGTGGCGGCATCGGCGGGGCCTATGTCGGCGCCGGCGGCCCGGGCGGAAGGCTCGGTCTGCCGACCAGTGACGAGCTTCCCACCCGAGACGGCAAGGGCCGGTTCAACACCTTCCAGCACGGCCGGATCGTGTGGACCGCCAAGGATGGGGCCCGGGTCACCAGGTGA